Within Pseudomonadota bacterium, the genomic segment GAGATCGAACGCCAAGCTTGCCAGCTTAGCCTCCGCGTCGGCCGCATCTTCGGCCGTGCTGACCATGAAGTTCTGATCGGCAAGGTATTTGCGCAACAGCTCCCTGAGCCTACGGTCGTCGTCGATGACCAGGATATGGGGCTGTTCGGGCATGGTTTCAGCGGTTGCGCTTCAGCCGCGCACGGTCTTCTTCATCGACCATGCCGGTCAGGACGCGCCGATAGCCCGCCACCGCATCAGCGCCGGCTTCACGGTAAGCCCGGGCGATACGTTCGCGCTGGTCTTCGCTCAAACGCCACTCCAGATCGGCGCCGGCCTGGGTCAGATGCAGCAGGCGCTGACGCCGGTCGCGGGTGCCTTGGCGCTGTTCGATGTAACCCTTCTCGATCAACTGCCGCAGTACCCGCGCTAGGCTCTGCTTGGTGATCTTCAGGATCGCAAGGAGCTCCTTCACCGTGATGCCGGGGTTGCGTCCGACGAAATAGATGACACGGTGATGGGCGCGGCCGAAGCCAAGCTCGGCCAGGATCGAATCGGGGCGCGCGGTGAAGTCGCGATAGGCAAAGAACAACATCTCCATGCCTTCGCGCAGGTCCTCATCGCGCAGAAAAAGCGGGTTAGGGCCGGAATTTAAGTCAGCCATATTGACGTATATTCCCGTTGATGCTAGTCAAGATAGCCGAATGAGGGCGACTCGGGGAAAGACCCCGTCCAATGTGAAGGAAAGAT encodes:
- a CDS encoding MarR family transcriptional regulator — protein: MADLNSGPNPLFLRDEDLREGMEMLFFAYRDFTARPDSILAELGFGRAHHRVIYFVGRNPGITVKELLAILKITKQSLARVLRQLIEKGYIEQRQGTRDRRQRLLHLTQAGADLEWRLSEDQRERIARAYREAGADAVAGYRRVLTGMVDEEDRARLKRNR